The DNA sequence GCGATGATGACCGGCCACCACGTCCTGTGGGGCGGTCGCAGGCCCCCGGGCGCCCCGCCCGGCCCGCCCGAGGAAGCGGTGGTGCGGGAGTACGGGGCCTGGGTGGCGGCCGGACTGCGCCGCGCGGCAGCCGCCGCGGACCCCGTACACGCCACCGGGCCCGTGGACCCCGGTCCCGCCGGCCCGGCCCCCCGCCGGCCCGGTCCCAAGGACGCCCCGCCGGTGTTCTACAGCGCGATGGCCTGGCTGGATACGCTGACCGCGGACCTGACCCTGCTCGACCGCGGGGCCGGGGCGTCCGGGCCCGGTGCCGCGGCCCCCGGCCGGGCCTGAGCGCGCGGCGGTGCGCCGGCGGTGCGCACGGAGCGGGGCTCTGCGATCGTGGAAGGCGGGACTCCGGCAGGAGGCGGCGGGGCTGTGGTGAGGAGCGGTGATGTCCGGACTGTTCGAGGCGAGCGTCGAGATCGACCGGCCCGTCGCCGAGGTGTTCGCGTACCTCGCGGACGGGCGCAACGACCCCGAGTTCAGCCCGCGCGTCCAGCGGATCACCCGGACCCCGGACGGCCCGACCGCCGTCGGGACGGTCTTCCGCAGCACGGTGAAGGACGCGGGGATGAAGACCGCCCGGGAGTTCCAGATCACCGAACTCGAGGCACCGGGGCGGATCCGCTGGTCGGAGCTGAGCGAGAACCTGGTGACCGCCGAGGGCGGCTACGACCTGACGGAACTCCCCGGCGGCCGGACTCGGTTGCGGGTCTTCAACACCCTGACCGGACACGGGTTCGGCCGCCTCCTCGTCGGCTTCGCCCTGGGCGCCGCGCGCAAGGACGCCCCCGACTTCGGCCGCCGGATCAAGGCGGCGGCGGAGGCGTCCCCACGGCATCGGTGAGACCGGGCCGGGTCACCGGGAATGCGCGGATTCACCGGGTGTGCGCGGTTCGCCGATTCGCCGGTTCGCCGGTTCGCCGCGTCTCCGGGTCTCCGGGTCAGAACCGCCCGGGCTCGGACGGAATCGGCAGCGGCTTCGTGGGTGCCCCCTGCCGGTCCGCGCCCGGTGACGGCGCACGGCAGGTGATGTCCGCCGCCGGCAGCCGCCCGGTGACCAGATAGTCGGTGACCGGCGCGCTGGCGCAGGAGGAGGGGTCGGCCAGGTACACCCCGTGGCCCTCGGCGCCCAGTGCCAGCACCATCCGCGAACCCTTCAGCGCACGGTGCAGGCCCTGACCGCTGACCAGCGGGGTCTGCGAGTCCCACTCGTTCTGCACGGTCAGCACCCCGGCCCGCGTCTTCATCGGGGTCTGCGCCTCGAGCGGCCGCGGCCAGAAGGCGCACGGCTTGATGTTCGAGGCGAAGTCCCCGTAGAGCGGGTACGCGGCCTTGTCCCGGATGGCGTCACGCCGGTACCGCTCGGGATCGCGCGGCCAGGAGTCCGTGTCCCCGCACACCACGCTCCAGAGGACGGCGACGCCGTTGTCGGAGGCGGGTTCCGCCGGGGCTCCGGACCGGCCGGCGAGGGCCCGCTTCATGTCGAAGTCCGGCCCCGAGGCGCCGGGAGTGCGGGCCGGCTTCCCCTCGGCCGCCTCCTTCAGGGCCACCACCAGCGGGGTGACCTGCGCCGGGTAGAAGAACAGGCCGCGCGCCCCCCGGATGTCGTCACCGTCGATCTTCTGCCCCTCGAAGACGATCGGATCCCGGTCGGCGCGCGCCACCA is a window from the Streptomyces sp. NBC_01244 genome containing:
- a CDS encoding SRPBCC family protein, yielding MSGLFEASVEIDRPVAEVFAYLADGRNDPEFSPRVQRITRTPDGPTAVGTVFRSTVKDAGMKTAREFQITELEAPGRIRWSELSENLVTAEGGYDLTELPGGRTRLRVFNTLTGHGFGRLLVGFALGAARKDAPDFGRRIKAAAEASPRHR